The following are encoded together in the Pseudomonas sediminis genome:
- the zapE gene encoding cell division protein ZapE has protein sequence MTPLERYQADLKRPDFFHDAAQENAVRHLQRLYDELIARDQSKSGLMGKLFGKKPQGPVKGLYFWGGVGRGKTYLVDTFFDALPFEQKMRTHFHRFMKRVHEEMKTLKGEKNPLTIIGKRFADEARVICFDEFFVSDITDAMILATLMEELFKNGVSLVATSNIVPDGLYKDGLQRARFLPAIALLKQHTDIVNVDSGVDYRLRALEQAELFHFPLGPAAEESLLTSFRSLLPDCTHMVENEALMIENRPIHAVRVCEDVAWFEFRELCDGPRSQNDYIELGKIFHAVILANVEQMSVAKDDMARRFINLVDEFYDRNVKLIISAEVELKDLYTGGRLSFEFQRTLSRLLEMQSHEFLSRPHRP, from the coding sequence ATGACCCCCTTAGAGCGTTATCAGGCCGATCTCAAGCGGCCCGACTTCTTCCATGATGCGGCCCAGGAAAATGCTGTCCGCCATCTGCAGCGTCTGTACGACGAGCTGATTGCGCGCGACCAGAGCAAATCCGGGTTGATGGGCAAGCTGTTCGGCAAGAAGCCGCAGGGGCCGGTCAAGGGCCTGTATTTCTGGGGTGGTGTCGGGCGCGGCAAGACCTACCTGGTCGACACCTTCTTCGACGCGCTGCCGTTCGAGCAGAAGATGCGCACGCACTTCCACCGCTTCATGAAGCGTGTGCACGAGGAGATGAAGACCCTCAAGGGCGAGAAAAACCCGCTGACCATCATCGGCAAGCGTTTCGCCGACGAGGCGCGGGTGATCTGCTTCGACGAGTTCTTCGTCAGCGACATCACCGATGCCATGATTCTCGCCACGCTGATGGAAGAGCTGTTCAAGAACGGCGTTTCCCTAGTGGCCACGTCCAACATCGTGCCGGACGGCCTGTACAAGGACGGCCTGCAGCGCGCGCGCTTCCTGCCGGCCATCGCCCTACTCAAGCAGCACACCGACATTGTCAACGTCGACAGTGGCGTCGACTACCGTCTGCGCGCGCTGGAACAGGCTGAGTTGTTCCACTTCCCGCTCGGCCCAGCTGCCGAGGAGAGTCTGCTGACCAGCTTCCGCAGCCTGCTGCCTGACTGCACCCACATGGTGGAGAACGAGGCGCTGATGATCGAGAACCGCCCGATCCACGCCGTGCGGGTCTGCGAAGACGTGGCCTGGTTCGAATTCCGCGAGCTGTGCGACGGCCCGCGCAGCCAGAACGACTACATCGAGCTGGGCAAGATCTTCCATGCGGTGATCCTGGCCAACGTCGAGCAGATGAGCGTGGCCAAGGACGACATGGCGCGGCGCTTCATCAACCTGGTGGATGAGTTCTACGACCGTAACGTCAAACTGATCATCTCCGCGGAAGTGGAACTCAAGGATCTCTACACCGGTGGTCGCCTGAGTTTCGAGTTCCAGCGCACGCTGAGCCGCCTGCTGGAAATGCAATCGCACGAATTCCTCTCGCGCCCACACAGGCCCTGA
- a CDS encoding tryptophan--tRNA ligase has translation MTTRILTGITTTGTPHLGNYAGAIRPAIVASRDPQMDSFYFLADYHALIKCDDPARIQRSRLEIAATWLALGLDTDKATFYRQSDIPEIPELCWLLTCVAGKGLLNRAHAYKASVDKNVEAGEDPDAGVTMGLFSYPVLMAADILMFNAQKVPVGRDQIQHVEMARDIGQRFNHLFGKGKDLFVLPEVVIEEEVATLPGLDGRKMSKSYDNTIPLFGTAKQLKDAVARIVTDSKLPGEPKDAEGSHLFTLYQAFASHAQQAEFRAELEGGLAWGEAKNRLYRLLEDTLGEARERYNALIARPADLEDILLAGAAKARKIATPFLGELREAVGLRSFREQVQVATGEKKKAAKSARFVSFRDEDGSFRFRLLDADGEQLLLSKSFADGKSAGIINKRLQAGEPLDVRVEGQVFAVWIDGESVASSPEFADGQALEDAIARLREALAPQE, from the coding sequence ATGACCACCCGTATCCTTACCGGTATCACCACCACCGGCACGCCGCACCTGGGCAATTATGCCGGCGCCATCCGTCCGGCCATCGTCGCCAGCCGCGATCCGCAGATGGACTCTTTCTACTTCCTCGCCGACTACCACGCGCTGATCAAGTGCGATGACCCGGCGCGCATCCAGCGTTCGCGTCTGGAAATCGCGGCCACCTGGCTGGCATTGGGGCTGGATACCGACAAGGCGACCTTCTACCGCCAGTCCGACATCCCCGAGATTCCCGAGCTGTGCTGGCTGCTCACCTGCGTCGCCGGCAAGGGCCTGCTCAACCGCGCCCACGCTTACAAGGCTTCGGTGGACAAGAACGTTGAAGCTGGTGAGGACCCGGACGCCGGCGTGACCATGGGCCTGTTCAGCTACCCGGTGCTGATGGCCGCGGATATCCTGATGTTCAACGCGCAGAAGGTGCCGGTCGGTCGTGACCAGATTCAGCACGTGGAGATGGCGCGCGACATCGGCCAGCGCTTCAATCACCTGTTCGGCAAGGGCAAGGACCTGTTCGTCCTGCCCGAGGTGGTGATCGAGGAGGAAGTGGCGACGCTGCCAGGCCTCGACGGGCGCAAGATGAGCAAGAGCTACGACAACACCATCCCGCTGTTCGGCACTGCCAAGCAGCTCAAGGACGCCGTGGCGCGCATCGTTACCGACTCCAAGCTACCCGGTGAGCCGAAGGATGCCGAGGGTTCGCACCTGTTCACCCTGTACCAGGCGTTCGCCAGCCATGCGCAGCAGGCCGAATTCCGGGCCGAGCTGGAAGGCGGTCTGGCCTGGGGCGAGGCGAAGAATCGCCTGTACCGGCTGCTCGAAGACACCCTGGGCGAGGCGCGCGAGCGCTACAACGCGCTGATCGCTCGGCCGGCCGACCTGGAAGATATTCTCCTTGCCGGAGCCGCCAAGGCGCGCAAGATCGCCACGCCGTTCCTTGGCGAGCTGCGCGAGGCGGTGGGCCTGCGTTCGTTCCGCGAGCAGGTGCAAGTCGCTACTGGCGAGAAGAAGAAAGCCGCCAAGAGTGCACGCTTCGTCAGCTTCCGCGATGAGGATGGCAGCTTCCGCTTCCGTCTGCTGGATGCCGATGGCGAGCAACTGCTGCTGTCGAAATCCTTCGCCGATGGCAAGTCGGCCGGCATTATCAACAAACGCCTGCAAGCCGGCGAGCCGCTGGATGTGCGCGTCGAAGGCCAGGTGTTCGCGGTGTGGATCGATGGCGAGAGCGTGGCCAGCAGCCCCGAGTTCGCTGACGGTCAGGCGCTGGAAGATGCCATCGCCCGCCTGCGTGAGGCGTTGGCGCCGCAGGAGTGA
- a CDS encoding alpha/beta hydrolase, translating into MLSRETPLFIQGPVGQLEALLLEVPDARGVALLCHPNPVQGGTMLNKVVSTLQRTARDCGYHTLRFNYRGVGASSGSHDMGTGEVDDADAVAAWLKEEYPNLPVTLLGFSFGGFVAAALGARLEAQGQVPSKLFMVAPAVHRLTAEVPPASQCPLVVIQPDADEVVEPQAVYDWSTNLGRAHELLKVAECGHFFHGKLTDLKDILLPRL; encoded by the coding sequence TTGCTCAGTCGCGAAACCCCTCTTTTCATTCAAGGCCCCGTGGGTCAACTCGAAGCCCTTCTGCTGGAGGTGCCGGACGCCCGAGGCGTGGCGCTGCTCTGCCACCCCAACCCGGTACAGGGCGGTACCATGCTCAACAAGGTGGTGAGCACGCTGCAGCGCACCGCGCGTGACTGTGGTTATCACACATTGCGATTCAATTATCGCGGCGTCGGCGCCAGTTCCGGTAGCCATGACATGGGCACCGGCGAGGTCGACGATGCCGATGCCGTCGCGGCCTGGCTCAAGGAGGAATACCCGAACCTGCCTGTCACGCTGCTGGGTTTCTCCTTCGGTGGCTTCGTCGCCGCAGCGCTGGGCGCGCGCCTGGAGGCGCAAGGCCAGGTGCCGAGCAAGTTGTTCATGGTGGCGCCGGCGGTGCATCGCCTGACTGCCGAGGTGCCGCCGGCCAGCCAGTGCCCGCTGGTGGTGATACAGCCTGATGCCGACGAGGTGGTCGAACCACAGGCCGTGTACGACTGGTCGACCAATCTCGGGCGTGCCCACGAGCTGCTGAAAGTGGCAGAATGCGGTCACTTTTTTCACGGCAAGCTGACGGACTTGAAGGACATCCTTCTGCCGCGTTTATAA
- a CDS encoding YhcB family protein has product MEQTVTAWLIPALTLVVGIAVGFLLARLAPNAAPGRTQRQMDEMQARFEAYQSEVVTHFNTTASLVKKLTQSYQDVQEHLSDGANRLALDELTRQRLLATLNSTETGEKRERLTPPKNHEMPKDYAPKSDGPGMLDESYGLKK; this is encoded by the coding sequence GTGGAACAGACCGTTACAGCCTGGTTGATACCCGCCCTGACCCTGGTGGTCGGCATCGCCGTGGGCTTTCTGCTCGCCCGCCTGGCCCCCAATGCTGCACCGGGCCGTACGCAGCGGCAGATGGATGAAATGCAGGCACGCTTCGAGGCCTACCAGAGCGAAGTGGTGACCCACTTCAACACCACCGCCAGCCTGGTGAAGAAACTCACCCAGAGCTATCAGGACGTGCAGGAGCACCTGTCCGACGGCGCCAACCGCCTGGCCCTGGACGAGCTGACTCGTCAACGCCTGCTGGCCACCCTGAATAGCACCGAGACAGGCGAGAAGCGCGAGCGCCTGACCCCGCCGAAGAACCACGAAATGCCCAAGGACTACGCGCCGAAAAGCGACGGCCCCGGCATGCTGGATGAGAGCTACGGGCTGAAGAAGTAA
- a CDS encoding IS1182 family transposase — translation MGYIQGEGRQQSSLFPPTLEELVPEDHLVRVIEAYVARLDLQALGFSKAEPLKTGRPGYDPADLLKLYLYGYFQRIRSSRRLEAECQRNVEVMWLLGRLAPDFKTIADFRKDNSAAFQATCRTFVQFCRQVGLISGQLVAIDGSKFQAVASQRKHLSLTKLKRQQGKLEAQIARYLAELGEADRSEAAEVVDRSAVKAALQQLESRHADNLTAQALMEVQGLEQFVVGESEARMMRTHQGARVAYNVQNAVDGEHGLIVHHAVTQGSSDNQQLEPMAKAAQAILAQEDLTVTADAGYSSGEQFQACDDAGITAYVPENRGINNKGDDTPLFDRSAFSYDAENDQYQCPAGQWLPLKQVNGLQRIYALRGDCTACPLKSRCTKAKRRQVTRHVHEAAFERMHQRMQVHPEMMVRRRSIVEHPFGNLKQWILGNGRFLLRQLQGARTEMALAVNAYNLKRAINVMGARRLIELLG, via the coding sequence ATGGGCTACATCCAGGGCGAAGGTCGTCAGCAAAGCAGCCTGTTTCCTCCCACATTGGAGGAGCTGGTGCCGGAGGATCACCTGGTACGGGTGATCGAGGCCTATGTCGCCCGCCTGGATCTGCAGGCTCTGGGTTTCAGCAAGGCCGAACCACTCAAGACTGGACGTCCTGGCTATGATCCAGCGGATCTACTCAAGCTTTATCTGTACGGTTACTTCCAGCGCATCCGCTCCTCCCGGCGCCTGGAAGCTGAGTGCCAACGCAATGTCGAGGTGATGTGGCTGCTGGGCCGATTGGCACCGGATTTCAAGACCATTGCTGATTTTCGCAAGGACAACAGCGCTGCTTTTCAGGCGACCTGCCGCACCTTCGTCCAGTTCTGTCGCCAGGTGGGGCTGATCAGTGGGCAACTCGTGGCCATCGATGGCAGCAAGTTTCAGGCGGTAGCGTCGCAACGCAAGCACCTGAGCCTGACGAAGCTCAAGCGTCAACAAGGCAAGCTGGAGGCGCAGATCGCCCGTTATCTGGCCGAACTGGGCGAGGCTGACCGCAGTGAGGCCGCTGAAGTGGTTGATCGCAGTGCGGTCAAGGCTGCACTGCAGCAGCTGGAGAGCCGACATGCCGATAACCTGACAGCCCAGGCGTTGATGGAGGTACAGGGGCTGGAGCAGTTCGTCGTGGGTGAGAGCGAGGCGCGCATGATGCGTACCCACCAGGGGGCTCGCGTGGCTTATAACGTGCAAAACGCGGTGGATGGCGAGCATGGGCTGATCGTGCATCATGCTGTCACTCAGGGCAGCAGCGATAACCAGCAACTGGAACCTATGGCCAAGGCCGCCCAGGCGATCCTGGCGCAGGAAGATCTGACGGTTACAGCCGATGCGGGCTACTCCAGTGGTGAGCAGTTTCAAGCGTGTGATGATGCTGGGATTACGGCCTATGTGCCGGAGAATCGGGGCATAAATAACAAGGGCGACGACACGCCGCTATTCGATCGCAGCGCCTTCAGCTACGACGCAGAAAACGACCAGTACCAATGCCCTGCAGGCCAATGGTTACCGCTCAAGCAGGTAAACGGCCTACAGCGCATTTATGCTCTACGCGGCGACTGCACGGCTTGTCCATTGAAATCACGCTGCACCAAGGCTAAACGTCGACAAGTGACTCGGCATGTCCATGAGGCCGCATTCGAGCGCATGCATCAGCGGATGCAGGTGCATCCAGAGATGATGGTCAGGCGCCGATCCATCGTCGAACATCCCTTCGGCAACCTGAAGCAATGGATTTTGGGTAATGGTCGCTTCCTGCTCCGACAACTGCAGGGCGCTCGGACGGAAATGGCCCTGGCGGTCAACGCCTACAACCTGAAGCGTGCCATCAATGTGATGGGTGCCCGTCGGTTGATTGAGCTGTTGGGGTAA